Proteins encoded together in one Thalassotalea crassostreae window:
- the yfbV gene encoding terminus macrodomain insulation protein YfbV, with translation MQKSLAQQVKQGKEYVDLWPQKPELNNYFSEYRAVIVSRFLFKYGAPLALVALLMPILTIGTEQIKQGIVYGLFMATLPVQALFMMYKKSEEKLPPSLASWYREGVEKIKQQEPMSEQSLAVSQPKFLDLAKLLNISYQSKRF, from the coding sequence ATGCAAAAATCACTAGCACAGCAAGTAAAACAAGGAAAAGAATATGTTGATCTTTGGCCGCAAAAGCCAGAGTTAAACAATTATTTTTCTGAGTACCGTGCAGTAATCGTAAGCCGATTTTTATTTAAATATGGTGCACCGTTAGCACTTGTTGCTTTATTAATGCCAATTTTAACCATAGGCACAGAACAAATTAAACAGGGCATCGTCTATGGTTTGTTTATGGCTACTCTGCCGGTTCAAGCATTATTTATGATGTATAAAAAATCGGAAGAGAAATTACCTCCGTCACTTGCCAGTTGGTATAGAGAAGGGGTTGAGAAAATAAAACAACAAGAGCCAATGTCTGAGCAATCACTTGCTGTTAGTCAACCTAAGTTTCTAGATTTGGCTAAATTACTAAATATTAGCTACCAATCAAAACGTTTTTAA
- the rlmA gene encoding 23S rRNA (guanine(745)-N(1))-methyltransferase produces the protein MDNPLYLCPICQQPLNLADKVFRCDNNHSFDKAKEGYVNLLPVQFKHSKDPGDNKQMVNARRQFLESDFYLPLRNRLVELYHSFGAKPTVLDAGCGEGYYTNGHKTDNNQVYGVDIAKNAIKIAAKKYKNCAFSVGSIAQLPFSDGFFDWLYSIYAPIKAEEFSRLLNNDGYLVTVTPGKDHLWELKQQIYQTPKQHNIEKYDIDGFEMIEQEHLNYTMQFNNEQSLSLLAMTPFAFKTSESLLDYLQKCEIFSCQADFLIRVYKKADA, from the coding sequence ATGGATAATCCCCTTTACCTCTGTCCAATCTGTCAGCAACCTTTAAACCTTGCTGATAAAGTTTTTCGTTGTGACAACAATCATAGTTTTGATAAGGCTAAAGAAGGATACGTAAACTTATTACCGGTGCAATTTAAGCACTCCAAAGATCCTGGCGATAACAAACAAATGGTTAACGCCAGAAGACAATTTCTCGAGTCTGATTTCTATCTTCCTTTGAGAAATCGCCTGGTAGAGCTCTATCACTCTTTCGGGGCAAAACCGACTGTGCTCGATGCAGGCTGTGGTGAGGGTTATTATACCAATGGTCATAAGACCGATAACAATCAGGTCTATGGCGTCGATATCGCGAAAAATGCCATCAAAATCGCCGCTAAGAAATATAAAAACTGTGCTTTTAGCGTTGGCTCTATTGCACAACTGCCGTTTTCAGATGGCTTTTTCGATTGGTTATATTCTATTTATGCGCCAATCAAAGCAGAAGAATTTAGTCGACTGCTAAACAATGATGGCTATCTAGTTACAGTGACACCAGGTAAAGATCACTTGTGGGAATTGAAGCAACAAATCTATCAAACACCAAAACAACATAATATTGAAAAATACGATATTGACGGCTTTGAGATGATTGAACAAGAGCATTTAAACTACACGATGCAGTTCAACAATGAACAATCTTTAAGTTTATTGGCGATGACGCCGTTTGCTTTTAAGACCTCTGAATCTCTTTTAGACTATTTACAAAAATGTGAAATATTTTCTTGTCAGGCTGATTTTCTGATCAGAGTCTACAAAAAAGCTGACGCTTAG
- the xthA gene encoding exodeoxyribonuclease III, with protein MKVISFNINGLRARLHQLQAIIDKHQPDVIGLQEIKVHDEAFPLADVEAMGYHVYFHGQKAHYGVAMLCKKEAISVQKGFPSDNEDMQKRMIMVKTTDSLGNEVTVLNGYFPQGDNISHETKYPYKRQFYKDLMGYLNEYHTNEENVIVMGDINISPTDLDIGIGEPNRKRWLKTGKCSFQPEEREWLSTLLNWGFKDTFRELHPDTTERYSWFDYRSRGFDDNRGLRIDVVLATPALAKRCIESDVDYELRGIEKPSDHAPIWSTFE; from the coding sequence ATGAAAGTCATTTCGTTTAATATCAATGGCCTACGTGCCCGCCTTCACCAACTGCAAGCGATCATCGATAAGCATCAGCCAGATGTTATTGGCCTGCAAGAAATCAAAGTACATGACGAAGCGTTTCCACTAGCCGATGTTGAAGCCATGGGCTATCACGTATACTTTCACGGCCAAAAGGCACATTACGGTGTAGCCATGCTTTGTAAGAAGGAAGCGATTAGCGTTCAAAAAGGTTTTCCAAGTGACAATGAAGACATGCAAAAGCGCATGATCATGGTAAAAACCACTGATTCGTTAGGAAACGAAGTAACTGTACTTAATGGTTATTTTCCACAAGGCGATAACATAAGTCATGAAACCAAATACCCATATAAGCGCCAATTTTACAAAGATTTGATGGGATATTTAAACGAATATCACACCAATGAAGAGAACGTTATTGTGATGGGTGATATTAACATTTCACCTACAGATTTAGATATCGGAATTGGTGAGCCTAATCGTAAGCGTTGGTTAAAAACCGGTAAATGTAGTTTTCAGCCAGAAGAGAGAGAATGGTTGTCTACACTATTAAACTGGGGCTTTAAAGACACATTTAGAGAGTTACACCCTGACACTACGGAACGTTACTCTTGGTTTGATTATCGTTCGCGTGGTTTTGATGATAACCGTGGATTACGTATTGATGTGGTGTTGGCAACTCCTGCTTTAGCAAAACGCTGTATTGAATCAGACGTTGATTATGAATTGCGAGGTATTGAAAAGCCTTCTGATCATGCGCCAATTTGGTCGACATTTGAATAA
- a CDS encoding MFS transporter, whose product MTELQARKSLYTLLLIVLLSCAGIALPYPILAPLFLNEVNDFTTFANLNPKLLLGFLLAIYPLGVLIGSSFIGAASDIYGRKKVLMITLTISAIGYLCSVWALLSENYLLFALTRFITGISEGNIAIARAIAIDLSPPLDRTRSYSLVSATTYAGWLVGPLVGGLLQPYGNHHAFVVGAIAMALTIVLVHFLLTETKSPAQVVTSKLSLRRLIYQQNSFTLLKHQPIRRLFYVFLFSTLATNAFYEFYPLWLVESFNFEGPGIGFITAILTTAMILSSVNLLPYLKRRVGSVNACLIAMTLFAIFMLFHNLISEQGVWYIYPLIGVVIAIYNALLSVYASEKFDHEDQGKLMGLITTTFSLSNMLMAIVGSLIAIYGSVYAIMTGGILMIVAVLSLYYGFAGHPRLSENTSPNDKEISADDRQLND is encoded by the coding sequence ATGACTGAGCTGCAGGCGAGAAAATCGCTTTATACCCTTTTACTAATTGTTTTATTAAGTTGTGCTGGCATTGCCCTGCCTTATCCGATATTAGCGCCATTATTCCTTAATGAAGTAAATGACTTTACGACTTTTGCCAATTTAAACCCTAAATTATTGTTAGGTTTCTTATTAGCAATTTACCCTCTCGGTGTTTTGATAGGTAGCTCATTTATTGGCGCAGCGTCTGATATTTATGGTCGTAAAAAAGTATTAATGATCACCCTAACAATAAGTGCGATAGGTTATTTGTGTTCAGTATGGGCATTGCTCAGTGAAAACTATCTATTGTTTGCCTTAACTCGTTTCATTACTGGCATTAGCGAAGGCAATATTGCTATCGCGAGAGCAATTGCTATCGACCTTTCACCGCCATTAGACAGAACACGAAGTTATTCCTTGGTTAGCGCAACAACGTATGCTGGTTGGCTGGTTGGCCCATTAGTCGGTGGTTTACTCCAGCCTTATGGTAATCATCACGCGTTTGTTGTTGGTGCAATTGCAATGGCTTTGACCATTGTATTGGTTCATTTTTTACTCACAGAAACCAAATCCCCAGCGCAAGTGGTAACATCTAAACTGTCGTTAAGACGTTTAATTTATCAGCAAAACTCGTTTACTTTACTAAAACATCAACCAATCAGACGTTTGTTCTACGTATTCTTATTTTCAACCTTAGCAACAAATGCATTCTATGAATTCTATCCGCTATGGTTAGTAGAGTCGTTTAACTTTGAAGGTCCAGGTATTGGCTTCATCACCGCAATTTTAACGACCGCAATGATACTTTCAAGCGTAAACCTTTTACCTTACTTAAAAAGGCGTGTCGGTAGCGTTAACGCCTGTTTAATTGCCATGACCCTGTTCGCAATTTTCATGCTTTTCCACAACTTGATTAGTGAACAAGGCGTCTGGTATATATATCCACTTATCGGTGTAGTTATTGCTATTTATAACGCTCTATTGTCAGTTTATGCATCGGAAAAGTTTGACCATGAAGACCAAGGTAAGTTGATGGGTTTAATCACCACGACATTCAGCTTGTCTAATATGCTCATGGCGATTGTAGGCAGTTTGATTGCGATATACGGTAGCGTATATGCAATTATGACTGGTGGTATTTTAATGATAGTTGCCGTATTAAGTTTGTATTATGGTTTTGCTGGTCACCCCCGCTTGTCTGAAAATACAAGTCCGAACGATAAAGAAATTAGCGCTGATGACAGGCAACTCAATGATTAG
- a CDS encoding winged helix-turn-helix domain-containing protein: MKKILLVEDDRQLSDLIKDFLVGEGFHVKQEFRGDTVSKTVENFSPDLIVLDVMLPGKDGFTVCRDLRPSFSNPILMLTAKSTDFDQVLGLEIGADDYVAKPVEPRVLLARVNALLRRGQLPKGGSEKAEITCGGLHVNRNSRQVTLAGESIELTSQEFDLLWLLATRAGEVQNRDYIYKAVVGREYDGMDRSVDVRISRLRKKLHDSNETPFRIKTIWGQGYLFVPDAWE, translated from the coding sequence TTGAAAAAAATATTACTTGTAGAAGATGATCGTCAGTTATCTGATTTGATCAAGGATTTTCTAGTAGGTGAAGGTTTCCATGTTAAACAAGAGTTTAGAGGCGATACTGTTTCTAAAACTGTTGAAAACTTCTCTCCAGACTTAATTGTTCTCGATGTGATGTTACCTGGTAAAGACGGATTTACCGTTTGTCGTGACTTACGTCCGTCATTTAGTAACCCTATCTTAATGCTTACTGCAAAAAGCACGGACTTTGACCAAGTACTTGGTTTAGAAATTGGTGCTGATGATTACGTTGCTAAGCCAGTTGAACCTCGTGTTTTATTAGCGCGTGTTAATGCGTTATTACGTCGCGGTCAATTACCTAAAGGTGGCAGTGAGAAAGCAGAAATCACTTGTGGTGGTCTGCATGTAAATCGCAACTCTCGTCAAGTGACGTTAGCAGGCGAAAGTATTGAGCTTACAAGTCAGGAATTTGACTTATTATGGCTGCTAGCTACTCGTGCCGGTGAAGTTCAAAATCGTGACTACATCTACAAGGCAGTAGTTGGTCGTGAGTACGATGGTATGGACCGAAGCGTCGATGTACGCATTTCTCGTTTACGTAAAAAGTTACATGACAGTAACGAGACACCGTTCCGTATTAAAACTATTTGGGGACAAGGTTATTTATTCGTGCCAGATGCATGGGAATAA
- a CDS encoding ATP-binding protein translates to MQLGRSFFSLYFFIVVCFAASNWLLDQYWSFNVKQNVESYTGYKTVLRALNERLIDFPQEEWSTRMESATERFNLPLKVIPKENAEAIAPGFKVDNSSDITVYNKDTYITLFMPTADGSSYLVLGAVESPTRPRIETLYRTMIMVLLGIGVFVWIWPISKDLDKLNKSAKEFAQGDFKTKVDKGSSVIVKPMLDTFNMMSGRINSLIEAHKELTNAVSHELRTPLARSKFALQVLRGAQDDETRQRYIDKIATDVDELESLVNELLVYAAFESEQPNISFANVDVKTLVDKQVSGFSNETVNINCLSKLKTLNCDCDAHFINRAVSNLLTNAIKYGDGIINVSVAKVATNAEIIVEDNGQGVDDNFKEIIFNAFSRFDESRGKDTGGFGLGLAIVSKIMLWHNGSVAVEDSSLGGAKFILKLPIKHQ, encoded by the coding sequence ATGCAATTGGGTCGCTCCTTTTTTAGCCTGTATTTTTTTATTGTTGTATGTTTTGCGGCTTCAAATTGGTTACTAGATCAATATTGGAGTTTTAATGTTAAACAAAACGTTGAATCATATACAGGCTATAAAACAGTCCTTAGAGCGCTTAATGAACGTTTGATTGACTTTCCTCAAGAGGAATGGTCAACTCGAATGGAAAGCGCGACAGAACGTTTCAATCTACCACTTAAAGTTATTCCAAAAGAGAATGCAGAAGCTATTGCTCCAGGTTTTAAGGTGGATAACAGCAGTGATATAACTGTTTATAACAAAGATACATATATAACCTTATTTATGCCAACAGCTGACGGCTCTAGTTACTTGGTATTAGGTGCAGTTGAATCTCCTACGAGACCAAGAATAGAAACCTTATATCGTACAATGATCATGGTGTTGTTAGGTATTGGTGTGTTTGTATGGATATGGCCGATTTCTAAAGATCTTGATAAGTTAAATAAGTCTGCCAAGGAATTTGCTCAAGGTGACTTTAAAACCAAGGTTGATAAAGGCTCTTCGGTTATCGTTAAACCAATGTTAGATACTTTTAACATGATGTCGGGTCGTATTAATTCATTAATCGAAGCTCACAAAGAATTAACCAACGCGGTTTCTCATGAACTACGTACTCCGTTAGCTCGCAGTAAGTTTGCATTGCAGGTGCTTCGCGGCGCCCAAGATGATGAAACCCGTCAACGTTATATCGATAAAATTGCTACGGATGTCGATGAGTTAGAGTCGTTAGTAAACGAGTTGCTAGTATACGCAGCGTTTGAAAGTGAACAGCCAAACATATCGTTTGCCAACGTTGATGTTAAAACACTGGTTGATAAGCAGGTCTCAGGGTTTTCAAATGAAACGGTAAATATTAATTGTTTATCTAAACTGAAAACATTGAATTGTGATTGTGATGCCCACTTTATTAATCGAGCAGTAAGTAACTTGCTTACCAATGCGATAAAGTACGGTGATGGCATTATTAACGTAAGCGTTGCAAAGGTTGCAACGAACGCCGAAATTATTGTAGAAGATAACGGCCAGGGCGTAGATGATAATTTTAAAGAAATTATATTTAACGCGTTTTCAAGATTTGATGAATCTCGTGGTAAAGACACTGGCGGTTTTGGTTTAGGGTTGGCAATTGTGAGTAAAATTATGCTTTGGCATAACGGTAGTGTCGCAGTTGAAGACAGTTCATTAGGTGGCGCTAAATTCATTTTGAAGTTACCAATCAAGCATCAATAA
- a CDS encoding YchJ family protein, giving the protein MKCPCGSIKNFDACCQPIINGDKEADTAEQLMRSRYSAYQQKNAVYIQLTYAKEKQIDNSISDIQQWMDETTWCKLEIISTDKNVNSSNNKNSDIKASYDFVEFCANYFANDELWQLHENSRFIKENGLWRYLDGDIKQHKRLQKVTRNSPCPCGSARKYKRCCMLEA; this is encoded by the coding sequence ATGAAATGTCCTTGTGGTTCAATTAAAAACTTTGATGCTTGTTGCCAACCAATTATAAATGGCGATAAAGAAGCTGATACTGCTGAGCAATTAATGCGTTCTCGATATAGTGCTTATCAACAAAAAAACGCGGTGTATATTCAGCTAACTTATGCTAAAGAAAAGCAAATCGACAATTCTATAAGCGACATTCAACAATGGATGGATGAAACAACCTGGTGCAAACTAGAGATCATTAGCACTGACAAAAATGTAAATAGCTCAAACAATAAAAATTCTGATATAAAAGCTAGTTATGACTTTGTTGAATTTTGCGCAAACTACTTTGCAAATGACGAATTATGGCAATTACATGAGAACTCTAGATTCATCAAAGAAAATGGACTTTGGCGCTACTTAGATGGTGATATCAAGCAGCATAAACGCCTACAAAAGGTTACGCGTAACTCACCTTGTCCATGCGGAAGCGCCCGTAAATACAAGCGTTGTTGTATGTTAGAAGCTTAA
- a CDS encoding thiamine pyrophosphate-binding protein → MKKTAAWLTRYALEQVGVKYTFGIPGVHNTEIYDELNNSEIITPYLVMHEGHGGFMADAISRTTDSIGAMVIVPAAGVTHAASGIAEAYLDGIPMLVISGGIRNDSKFNYQLHQLDQLKLVDGITKAAFKVENHDQIIETIYKAYDIATSGEPGPVFVEIPVNLQLDKGDAGEILPYQASASLGLSSEIENQINNAAELLINAKNPVIFAGWGAVHASDNLQAIAEHVGAAVSTTLQGISAFPANNPLHAGFCFGPAAAPAAQNAFNNADCVLAIGTRFAEIATGSFGGELPDNLIHIDINPKVFDCNFKTKISVEGDSKLITTALLDRLRQQSPIADSASLRASISADKKLHKQSWYDHDSKDRVNPALFFDELRNQLSDDAKIVVDDGNHTFLSAELMPIHKARGFISPTDFNCMGYATPAAISTKLASPDNDVVAIVGDGAFMMTCMELATAVANNIGAVIAVFNDGELSQISQAQQIPYNRKTCTVLPQTKLQGIATATGCEYIQINSNDEIAKAIYDARSLADQGKPVILDIKIDYSKPTAFTQGIVKTNLKRMPFPTKIRMIGRAIYRKITD, encoded by the coding sequence ATGAAAAAGACAGCAGCATGGTTAACTCGATATGCATTAGAACAAGTTGGCGTTAAATACACTTTTGGTATTCCTGGCGTTCACAATACTGAAATTTATGATGAATTAAACAATTCAGAGATCATAACCCCCTACCTTGTGATGCATGAAGGTCATGGTGGTTTTATGGCTGATGCAATAAGCCGCACCACCGATAGTATTGGGGCAATGGTAATAGTACCAGCTGCAGGCGTCACGCATGCAGCGAGTGGCATTGCTGAAGCATATTTAGATGGTATCCCTATGCTAGTCATTTCTGGCGGCATCCGTAACGATTCGAAATTTAATTATCAATTGCATCAGTTAGACCAGCTTAAACTAGTTGATGGTATAACCAAAGCAGCCTTTAAAGTTGAAAACCATGATCAGATCATTGAAACGATTTATAAAGCGTACGATATTGCCACCTCTGGCGAGCCAGGCCCTGTATTCGTTGAAATTCCTGTAAATTTACAACTTGATAAAGGTGACGCAGGAGAAATACTCCCTTATCAAGCATCCGCATCACTTGGTTTAAGTAGTGAAATTGAAAACCAAATTAATAATGCTGCTGAACTTTTAATTAATGCTAAGAACCCTGTTATCTTTGCTGGTTGGGGCGCAGTTCACGCCAGTGATAATTTACAAGCAATTGCCGAGCATGTTGGCGCCGCAGTATCTACGACTTTGCAAGGTATTAGCGCTTTTCCTGCAAATAACCCACTGCATGCAGGTTTTTGTTTTGGTCCAGCTGCAGCCCCTGCCGCGCAAAATGCATTTAATAATGCCGATTGCGTTCTTGCTATTGGCACTCGCTTTGCAGAAATTGCTACCGGAAGCTTTGGTGGTGAATTACCTGATAATTTAATCCATATCGATATCAACCCTAAAGTGTTTGATTGCAACTTTAAAACTAAAATTAGTGTTGAAGGCGATTCTAAATTAATAACAACAGCCTTATTAGATAGATTAAGACAACAATCTCCAATAGCCGACTCTGCGTCATTAAGAGCATCGATATCAGCAGATAAGAAGCTTCACAAACAATCTTGGTATGATCACGACAGTAAAGACAGAGTTAACCCAGCCTTATTTTTCGATGAGTTAAGAAATCAATTAAGTGATGATGCAAAAATTGTAGTTGACGACGGCAACCACACTTTCTTAAGCGCTGAGTTGATGCCAATACATAAAGCTCGTGGATTTATCTCACCTACTGACTTTAACTGTATGGGTTATGCTACACCAGCAGCCATCTCAACTAAGCTCGCATCGCCTGACAACGATGTTGTGGCGATAGTTGGCGATGGTGCATTTATGATGACTTGTATGGAGCTCGCTACTGCCGTTGCGAACAACATAGGTGCCGTTATTGCAGTGTTTAATGATGGTGAACTTTCACAAATATCCCAAGCTCAACAAATTCCGTATAATCGAAAAACATGCACCGTTTTGCCACAAACTAAATTACAAGGTATCGCTACGGCGACAGGTTGTGAGTATATTCAAATAAATAGTAATGATGAAATTGCCAAAGCTATTTATGATGCTCGTAGTTTAGCTGATCAGGGCAAGCCAGTTATATTAGATATAAAAATTGATTACTCGAAACCAACAGCATTTACTCAGGGGATAGTTAAAACCAACCTTAAACGAATGCCCTTTCCAACTAAAATAAGAATGATTGGTCGAGCGATATATAGAAAAATAACCGATTAA
- a CDS encoding FAD-binding dehydrogenase: MATVLHDNSLDAIIIGAGIAGLTCAIELVKHNKKVLILDAQAESEVGGLAKWAFGGMALVGTPEQKRNNIVDNSDIAFKDWCSFANFDDADFYPKQWAKLYCDKSYDDVYRYVKDELGIKFLPAVNWVERGLFTPGNSVPRYHILWGSSRELVIKSMQKLTPYINKNLSFKFDHKVSSLIQQDDKIIGCKVILDDGELEFKAEQVIVASGGFTGNLEKVKENWPAHWSPAPKTLLNGTHPSCDGLLHDEVSNNGGQVTHLDKMWNYAAGIPHPKPKFNKQGLSLIPCKSALWLNSKGERIGPDPLVTGFDTNYLCQRMADQDDGYGWQVLNWKIASKEFAISGAEHNPMIRDKKLFTLLKETLLGNHRLVKQMENESEHFIVANSVTELVDKMNKLTRENKVESHVLQQTLDDYDEMLIRGDALLNDDQVRRIEHCRKWKADKLRTCKPHPIQDKKHGPLIAINIRLISRKSLGGIQTNLNSQVISNANQPIKGLYAIGECAGFGGGGANGEKSLEGTFLSGCILTARQAAKHINQ, from the coding sequence ATGGCAACTGTGTTACACGACAATTCTTTAGACGCAATTATTATTGGCGCTGGTATTGCAGGGTTAACCTGTGCCATTGAGCTCGTTAAACATAATAAGAAAGTGCTGATCCTCGATGCACAAGCAGAATCTGAAGTTGGCGGATTAGCAAAATGGGCTTTTGGCGGTATGGCATTAGTTGGTACGCCTGAGCAGAAACGAAATAACATTGTCGATAACAGCGACATTGCGTTTAAAGATTGGTGTTCATTTGCCAACTTTGACGATGCAGACTTTTACCCTAAACAATGGGCAAAGCTATATTGCGATAAAAGCTACGACGATGTTTATCGCTATGTAAAAGACGAATTAGGCATTAAGTTTTTACCAGCGGTTAATTGGGTTGAGCGAGGCTTATTCACACCTGGTAATAGTGTTCCGCGCTACCATATTCTTTGGGGGTCATCGCGCGAGTTAGTGATAAAGTCAATGCAAAAACTCACTCCTTATATCAATAAAAACCTAAGTTTTAAATTTGACCACAAAGTCTCGAGTCTGATCCAACAAGACGATAAAATCATTGGCTGTAAAGTTATTCTCGATGATGGCGAACTTGAGTTTAAAGCCGAACAAGTGATTGTTGCTTCCGGCGGGTTTACAGGTAATTTAGAAAAAGTTAAAGAAAACTGGCCAGCGCATTGGTCGCCCGCACCAAAGACTTTGTTAAATGGCACTCACCCTAGTTGTGATGGTTTACTCCATGATGAAGTAAGCAACAACGGCGGCCAAGTTACGCACTTAGATAAAATGTGGAATTATGCTGCCGGTATTCCGCATCCTAAACCTAAATTTAACAAACAAGGGCTAAGTTTGATCCCTTGTAAATCAGCGCTTTGGTTAAATTCTAAAGGCGAAAGGATCGGTCCAGATCCTTTGGTTACCGGCTTTGATACTAATTATTTATGTCAGCGCATGGCCGATCAAGATGATGGTTATGGCTGGCAAGTATTAAACTGGAAAATAGCTAGCAAGGAATTTGCAATTTCAGGCGCAGAGCATAACCCAATGATCCGCGACAAAAAACTCTTTACTCTGCTTAAAGAAACCTTGCTTGGAAATCATCGTTTAGTAAAGCAAATGGAAAACGAAAGTGAGCATTTTATTGTCGCAAATTCGGTGACAGAACTAGTTGATAAAATGAATAAGTTAACCCGAGAAAATAAGGTTGAATCACACGTTCTACAACAAACATTGGATGATTACGACGAAATGCTTATTCGCGGCGACGCACTATTAAATGACGATCAGGTTCGTCGGATCGAACATTGCCGAAAATGGAAAGCGGATAAGCTTAGAACATGTAAGCCACACCCCATTCAAGATAAAAAGCATGGGCCATTGATTGCGATTAATATACGTTTGATCAGCCGTAAAAGCTTAGGTGGTATTCAAACTAATTTAAATTCACAGGTTATTAGCAACGCTAATCAGCCGATAAAAGGCCTTTACGCTATCGGTGAATGCGCCGGATTTGGTGGTGGTGGTGCAAACGGTGAAAAATCATTGGAAGGTACATTTTTATCCGGCTGCATATTAACAGCACGACAAGCAGCTAAACATATAAATCAATAG
- a CDS encoding helix-turn-helix domain-containing protein yields the protein MSEMTIDNTQFAEFIADIYTATGKIELTEYRHWALTQLQNQVQFDAALWSNGHQQTMSFHNHTLFNIDQSFTQKLLDYLSINPLADVLLKNLGSPIDMKDLIEDNDFYQSEIYLKCFKPFGIQRILSSMHLDERTGLFTLLTLYRFERDKAFSQNAKQIHRQALFHLLRSDKHALFMQLEHQRGLNKHSHKAICDQQGYYHQMQDSFADLVEQSWGEEGLSRLPIDIVNDQTISHHHLNVYIKAIDELYLVEVWPQGPLDQLSVREQQVVQTLQQGLTFKQAAKQLELSPSTVSNHLYRIYKKLNVGSKAELLKLLS from the coding sequence ATGTCTGAAATGACCATAGACAACACTCAATTTGCTGAATTTATTGCTGATATTTATACGGCTACGGGCAAAATAGAGCTGACAGAGTATCGCCATTGGGCACTTACTCAATTGCAAAATCAAGTTCAATTCGATGCTGCGCTATGGAGTAATGGCCACCAACAAACGATGAGTTTCCATAATCATACGTTATTTAATATTGATCAAAGCTTTACTCAAAAATTACTTGATTACTTATCGATTAATCCATTGGCTGACGTACTTCTTAAGAACCTTGGCTCGCCAATCGATATGAAAGATCTAATAGAAGACAACGACTTTTATCAATCTGAAATTTACCTCAAATGCTTTAAACCTTTCGGCATACAGCGGATATTATCATCGATGCACCTTGATGAACGAACCGGTTTATTTACGTTACTAACTTTATATCGGTTTGAACGCGACAAGGCATTTAGTCAAAACGCTAAACAAATCCATAGGCAGGCATTGTTTCACTTATTACGCAGTGACAAGCATGCGTTGTTTATGCAACTTGAGCATCAAAGAGGCTTGAATAAACACAGTCATAAAGCGATTTGTGACCAGCAAGGCTACTATCATCAAATGCAAGATTCTTTTGCCGATCTGGTTGAGCAAAGCTGGGGAGAAGAAGGGCTTAGTAGACTGCCGATAGATATCGTTAATGACCAAACCATTTCTCATCACCATCTTAATGTGTACATTAAAGCCATTGACGAACTCTACTTAGTTGAAGTTTGGCCGCAGGGGCCACTCGACCAACTAAGTGTGCGAGAACAACAAGTAGTGCAAACATTGCAACAAGGGCTAACCTTTAAACAAGCTGCGAAACAACTAGAGTTATCACCGTCAACGGTATCGAATCATTTATATCGAATTTATAAAAAATTAAATGTCGGTAGCAAAGCTGAATTGTTAAAGTTGCTGTCATGA